GTCGAACTCCCGGATGGGGCGCACGCCCAAAAGCTGGCGCAGGGTCGGGGTCTCGTGGTATCCGGTGCACTGATAGTTGAGCATGACGTCGTCGCCGTGAGGGATGCCCATGAAGTAGTTGCAGCCGGCCGAGGTGAGCAGGACGGCCAGGTTCTCGATGTCGTTCTGATCGGCTTTCATGTGGTTGGTGTAGCACGCGTCGCATCCCATGGAGATGCCCGTGAGCTTGCCCATGAAGTGGTCCTCCAGCCCGGCACGGATGACCTGGCGGCTGTCGTAGAGGTACTCCGGACCGATAAAGCCGACCACCGTATTGACGATGAAGGGCGCAAACCTCTTGGCGAATCCGTAGCAGCGGGCCTCCATCGTCACCTGGTCCGCCCCGAAGTGAGCGTCGGACGACAGCTCCGAACCCTGCCCCGTCTCGAAGTACATGAAGTTGGGTCCCACGCCCATTCCCTCGTGCGCCGCCAGATCCCTGGCCTCGGCGAGCATGGACCCCGTGATGCCGAAGGCCTCGTTGCCCTTCTGGGAGCCCGCGATGCTCTGAAAGATCAGATCGGTCGGCGCCCCATGACGCACGGCGTCCATCTGCGTGGTGACGTGAGCCAGGACGCAGATCTGGGTGGGGATTCCGAATTTTTCCTTGATCTCCTGAAAACGAATCAGAACCTTTTTGACGCTCTCCATGGAGTCATCGACGGGATTGAGGCCGATTACGGCGTCGCCGACGCCGTAGGACAGCCCCTCGAAGAGGGAGGCCGTGATGCCCTCGATGTCGTCGGTCGGATGGTTGGGCTGCAAACGGGCCGCCAGGGTACCGGGGAGCCCGATGGTTGTGTTGCAGTGGGCGGTGATGCGAATCTTGCTGGCCCCGTAAATCAGGTCCAGGTTCGTCATGAGCTTCGCCACACCCGCCACGATCTCGGATGTCAGGCCACGGCTGGCACGCTTGATCTGCTCACCCGTGATCTCGTTGGACAGGATCCATTCCCTGAGCTCGGAAAGGGTCCAGTTCTTGATCTCCGAATAAATCTTTTCGTTGACGTCGTCCTGGATGATCTGCGTAACCTCGTCGTCCTCGTAGGGGACGACCGGGTTGTTTCGCAGGTCCGCAACCGTGAGGTTGGACAGGACATGTTTGGCCGCAACGCGTTCCTCCATGGAGGAGGCAATGATTCCCGCGAGTCGGTCGCCGGATTTTTCCTCGTTTGCCTTCGCAAGGACCTCCTTGATGTTCTTGAACTGGTAGACGTGTCCGAAGAGCTTGGTCTTGAGGTTCACCGTTATTTCACCTCCAGAGGGATGCTCGTCCGCATTCCGACAATCCGGACGAAGGAGCCCAGGGGCCGTGCCTTTATCCCAATAGCGTCCACCCTCCCTTCCGGGGCTCTCCTCTCTCAAGGTACAAAAAAAGAGGCTCCCACGGGCAGGCACAACGCCACCCCTGGATAGCCTCAGATCCTCGTAAGGCCGCTCCCTGTCTTCAGCAGCTGACCGGTCTCCTGGCTTGCCCTCCTCCTTGTCCGCGCCTTCCCGGGAAAAGCCTCCCAGTGGCTTTGCGGCTTCGTCAGGCTTACAGTGGCGGGGTCCGCGCCGGACTCTCACCGGGCTTCCCGTCATCAGCCGTTGCAATGACACATGGAACAAGGTCTGTGAAACATCTGGAAAAAAATAAAGTTACTCTCTGCCGACCGCCAA
The sequence above is drawn from the uncultured Fretibacterium sp. genome and encodes:
- a CDS encoding ethanolamine ammonia-lyase subunit EutB, giving the protein MNLKTKLFGHVYQFKNIKEVLAKANEEKSGDRLAGIIASSMEERVAAKHVLSNLTVADLRNNPVVPYEDDEVTQIIQDDVNEKIYSEIKNWTLSELREWILSNEITGEQIKRASRGLTSEIVAGVAKLMTNLDLIYGASKIRITAHCNTTIGLPGTLAARLQPNHPTDDIEGITASLFEGLSYGVGDAVIGLNPVDDSMESVKKVLIRFQEIKEKFGIPTQICVLAHVTTQMDAVRHGAPTDLIFQSIAGSQKGNEAFGITGSMLAEARDLAAHEGMGVGPNFMYFETGQGSELSSDAHFGADQVTMEARCYGFAKRFAPFIVNTVVGFIGPEYLYDSRQVIRAGLEDHFMGKLTGISMGCDACYTNHMKADQNDIENLAVLLTSAGCNYFMGIPHGDDVMLNYQCTGYHETPTLRQLLGVRPIREFDEWLESQGIMKDGRLTERAGDASLFLSKTAERPSAFARPDVSSDVA